In one Curtobacterium citreum genomic region, the following are encoded:
- a CDS encoding NUDIX domain-containing protein → MTDAAAPIADEPTSFPVTDSTVVYEGMVWDVRRDTVDHHGQDMVREYIDHTGAVAVFAEDDEGRVLVIQQYRHPVGLRDWELPAGLLDHEGEDHLEAAKRELGEEADLQAEHWEPLIRYNTSSGGSDEFIEIFRASGVSATDSAFEREAEEADIVTRWVPREELVAAILAGRLQNSALVVATLAVDARSRRSA, encoded by the coding sequence GTGACTGACGCTGCCGCCCCCATCGCCGACGAACCGACCTCGTTCCCCGTCACCGACTCGACCGTCGTGTACGAGGGGATGGTCTGGGACGTGCGCCGGGACACCGTCGACCACCACGGGCAGGACATGGTCCGGGAGTACATCGACCACACCGGAGCCGTCGCCGTGTTCGCGGAGGACGACGAGGGTCGCGTGCTCGTCATCCAGCAGTACCGACACCCGGTGGGCCTGCGCGACTGGGAGCTGCCGGCGGGGTTGCTCGACCACGAGGGGGAGGACCACCTCGAGGCGGCGAAGCGCGAGCTCGGCGAAGAGGCCGACCTGCAGGCGGAGCACTGGGAGCCGCTGATCCGGTACAACACTTCGTCCGGCGGCAGCGACGAGTTCATCGAGATCTTCCGCGCGAGCGGCGTCAGCGCCACCGACAGCGCGTTCGAACGCGAGGCCGAGGAAGCCGACATCGTCACCCGGTGGGTCCCGCGCGAGGAACTCGTGGCGGCGATCCTGGCCGGTCGCCTGCAGAACTCGGCGCTGGTCGTCGCGACGCTCGCGGTCGACGCACGGTCGCGGCGCTCCGCCTGA
- a CDS encoding DUF2510 domain-containing protein: MTLPAAGWFPDPQDANRLRWWDGHAWGTATHAMPTRTGPVVPVVVAPVGPSFSVQGGALRTGSWASGSAAPRIGLTAFVAVVLAVVSVAWNPFGAVSVVAIVLGVVGVVRPGASGARRVVARSAAASALVVAVATAAVAVAAQLAS, encoded by the coding sequence GTGACACTGCCGGCCGCCGGCTGGTTCCCCGACCCGCAGGACGCGAACCGCCTGCGCTGGTGGGACGGGCACGCCTGGGGCACCGCAACGCACGCGATGCCGACGCGGACGGGGCCCGTCGTCCCGGTCGTCGTCGCACCGGTCGGCCCCTCGTTCTCCGTGCAGGGCGGCGCCCTGCGGACGGGCTCCTGGGCGTCGGGCAGCGCCGCGCCGCGGATCGGGCTCACCGCGTTCGTGGCCGTCGTGCTCGCGGTCGTGTCGGTGGCTTGGAACCCGTTCGGGGCCGTCAGCGTCGTCGCGATCGTCCTCGGCGTCGTCGGGGTCGTGCGACCAGGGGCCTCCGGCGCGCGCCGCGTGGTGGCACGGAGCGCTGCGGCGAGCGCCCTCGTGGTCGCGGTCGCGACAGCCGCCGTGGCCGTGGCCGCCCAGCTCGCGTCCTGA
- a CDS encoding site-specific tyrosine recombinase XerD translates to MTTLDRAVDTYLRHVAVERGLSRHTVSAYRRDLTVFAEWLATTPEVRSESADRAGGASATADVGRLARADVAGFVAHLTTRPEGPLAPRSVARMLSSVRSFTAFAAAEGWVPLDPATAVRPPKAPSRLPKAISVHDVERLLEAAGGADDDPVGLRDRALLELLYATGARISEAVGLSVDDVTTLSDPDDGGGAPGAGPGDDVAVVKVTGKGNKQRIVPLGSYARAAVAAYLVRARPVFAARGPSTPALFLGARGARLSRQSAWLVIQAAAERAGLAEHVSPHTFRHSFATHLLEGGADVRVVQELLGHASVATTQIYTLVTADMLRDVYQTAHPRARR, encoded by the coding sequence ATGACCACGCTCGACCGCGCCGTCGACACGTACCTGCGGCACGTCGCCGTGGAGCGAGGGCTGTCGCGGCACACGGTGTCGGCCTACCGGCGCGATCTGACCGTGTTCGCGGAGTGGCTCGCGACCACGCCCGAGGTCCGCTCCGAGAGCGCCGACCGGGCCGGCGGTGCGTCGGCCACGGCGGACGTCGGACGGCTGGCACGCGCCGACGTCGCCGGGTTCGTGGCGCACCTGACGACCCGGCCGGAGGGGCCGCTCGCACCGCGCTCGGTCGCGCGGATGCTCAGCTCGGTCCGGTCGTTCACCGCGTTCGCCGCCGCCGAGGGGTGGGTGCCGCTCGACCCCGCCACCGCGGTCCGTCCGCCGAAGGCGCCGAGCCGGCTGCCGAAGGCGATCTCGGTGCACGACGTCGAGCGGCTGCTCGAAGCGGCTGGTGGCGCGGACGACGACCCGGTGGGGCTGCGGGACCGGGCGCTCCTGGAGCTGCTGTACGCCACGGGGGCGCGGATCTCCGAGGCCGTGGGACTGTCGGTGGACGACGTCACGACGCTGTCCGATCCCGACGACGGCGGAGGCGCGCCCGGCGCCGGGCCCGGCGACGATGTCGCGGTCGTGAAGGTCACGGGCAAGGGGAACAAGCAGCGCATCGTGCCGCTCGGGAGCTACGCCCGTGCCGCGGTCGCGGCCTACCTGGTGCGGGCGCGTCCGGTGTTCGCGGCGCGGGGGCCGTCGACGCCGGCGCTGTTCCTCGGTGCCCGGGGCGCCCGGCTGTCCCGGCAGAGCGCCTGGCTCGTCATCCAGGCAGCAGCGGAGCGCGCCGGCTTGGCCGAGCACGTGTCGCCGCACACGTTCCGGCACTCGTTCGCGACGCACCTGCTCGAGGGCGGGGCCGACGTCCGCGTCGTGCAGGAGCTGCTCGGGCACGCGAGCGTCGCGACGACGCAGATCTACACGCTGGTGACGGCCGACATGCTGCGGGACGTGTACCAGACGGCGCACCCGCGGGCGCGGCGGTAG
- a CDS encoding ASCH domain-containing protein, whose amino-acid sequence MTADETLTDFWAARRAEEPSLPETVPEAWAFGATPEHADGLLELVLSGTKDGTASSMWDYEATGDPLPEVGELSVILDGRGAPRAVIETTALAVVPFDQVDAEHARAEGEGDQTLEHWRAVHERYWREHSENPRGFEPDMPVLCERFRLLWPGAPAGA is encoded by the coding sequence ATCACCGCCGACGAGACGCTGACCGACTTCTGGGCCGCCCGACGGGCCGAGGAACCCTCCCTGCCCGAGACCGTGCCGGAGGCGTGGGCGTTCGGCGCGACGCCCGAGCACGCCGACGGCCTGCTCGAGCTCGTGCTCAGCGGGACGAAGGACGGTACGGCGTCGTCGATGTGGGACTACGAGGCCACGGGCGACCCGCTGCCCGAGGTCGGCGAGCTCAGCGTGATCCTGGACGGCCGCGGAGCGCCGCGCGCCGTGATCGAGACCACGGCGCTCGCCGTCGTGCCCTTCGACCAGGTCGACGCCGAGCACGCCCGGGCCGAGGGCGAGGGCGACCAGACGCTCGAGCACTGGCGCGCGGTGCACGAGCGGTACTGGCGCGAGCACTCCGAGAACCCGCGGGGCTTCGAGCCGGACATGCCGGTGTTGTGCGAGCGCTTCCGTCTGCTGTGGCCGGGAGCGCCCGCCGGGGCGTGA